In Sulfurihydrogenibium subterraneum DSM 15120, a single window of DNA contains:
- the gatB gene encoding Asp-tRNA(Asn)/Glu-tRNA(Gln) amidotransferase subunit GatB, whose protein sequence is MESAVALEKEFDVVIGLETHVQMNTKTKMFCGCKVEYGAPPNTNICPVCLAHPGSLPVINKTAIEYAVKAALALNCKVHNLSIMARKNYFYPDLPKGYQISQYDKPLATDGYIEIKLEDEFKKIRIHRLHIEEDAGKTIHEGSKSYVDLNRAGTPLMEIVTEPDISSAEEARKYLEKLRNIMRYIGVSEADMEKGQLRCDVNISLKPKGASQLGTKVELKNINSFRFIVKAIEYEIERQAKLLKKGEKIIQETRLFDPDSGKTYTMRTKEEAHDYRYFPDPDLLPIVLKDSQIEEIKKSLPELPDQKYHRYIQSFNLPPYDAEVLTSDKNLANYFEEVIKHFSQNPKLVSNWILNELLGRLNEKGIEIENSPISPVSFAELISLIADGTISGKIAKEVFDIAFETGKSPKSIVEEKGLKQISNEDEIRSIVKAVLEKHPAEVEKYKSGNEKILGFLVGQIMKETKGKANPQLVNKILKEELS, encoded by the coding sequence ATGGAGTCAGCTGTAGCTTTAGAAAAAGAGTTTGACGTAGTTATAGGTCTTGAAACCCACGTCCAGATGAACACAAAAACAAAAATGTTTTGTGGATGTAAGGTAGAGTATGGAGCTCCACCTAACACAAACATATGTCCTGTATGCCTTGCCCACCCTGGTAGCTTACCTGTAATAAACAAAACAGCCATTGAGTATGCTGTAAAAGCAGCTTTAGCCTTAAATTGTAAAGTCCACAACCTTTCAATAATGGCAAGGAAAAATTACTTTTATCCTGACCTTCCAAAAGGTTATCAAATATCTCAGTATGACAAACCCTTAGCAACAGATGGCTACATAGAGATAAAGTTAGAAGATGAGTTTAAAAAGATAAGAATCCACAGACTTCATATAGAAGAAGATGCAGGAAAAACCATACACGAAGGTAGCAAATCCTACGTAGATTTAAACAGAGCTGGAACTCCTTTAATGGAAATAGTTACCGAGCCAGATATATCTTCAGCTGAAGAGGCAAGGAAGTATTTAGAAAAACTAAGAAACATAATGAGATACATAGGCGTATCAGAAGCTGATATGGAAAAAGGACAGCTTAGATGTGACGTTAACATATCACTAAAACCAAAAGGCGCAAGCCAACTTGGAACAAAAGTAGAACTTAAAAACATAAACTCATTTAGATTTATAGTAAAAGCCATTGAATACGAAATAGAAAGACAGGCAAAACTCCTAAAAAAAGGAGAAAAAATAATCCAAGAGACAAGACTCTTTGACCCAGATTCAGGTAAAACCTACACAATGAGAACAAAAGAAGAGGCACACGACTACAGATACTTCCCAGACCCAGACCTACTACCAATAGTCTTAAAAGATTCCCAGATAGAAGAGATAAAAAAATCCCTTCCAGAGCTCCCAGACCAAAAGTATCACAGATACATTCAATCCTTTAACCTTCCACCTTATGATGCAGAAGTTTTAACGTCAGATAAAAATCTTGCAAACTACTTTGAAGAAGTAATTAAACACTTTTCACAAAATCCAAAATTAGTCTCAAACTGGATTCTAAACGAACTACTTGGAAGATTAAACGAAAAAGGTATAGAAATAGAAAATTCACCTATTTCACCTGTTAGTTTTGCAGAGCTTATATCTCTCATAGCAGATGGAACAATATCAGGAAAGATAGCAAAAGAAGTCTTTGACATTGCCTTTGAAACAGGAAAATCACCAAAAAGTATAGTAGAAGAAAAGGGTTTAAAACAAATATCAAACGAAGATGAAATCAGGTCTATAGTAAAAGCAGTCTTAGAAAAACACCCAGCAGAAGTAGAAAAATACAAATCAGGAAACGAAAAAATATTAGGATTTTTAGTAGGTCAAATAATGAAAGAAACAAAAGGAAAAGCAAATCCACAACTTGTTAACAAAATACTAAAAGAGGAGCTCTCATGA
- a CDS encoding NAD(P)H-dependent oxidoreductase, translating to MDYLIIYAHPNPKSFNSAIKSTIEETLKNAGKSFETVDLYQINFDPVLKPQGFEAIMQSKVLDDVKHQQTLVKNADTLVVIHPIWWYSMPAILKGYIDRVFSYGFAYAEENGEIKPLLTDKKVIIFNTMGEDENTAVSTGMSECLKKTIGGIFTFCGMKVIQHKIFYAVPYVSDEERKKMLEEVKAVFRL from the coding sequence ATGGATTATCTTATAATCTACGCTCATCCAAATCCAAAGAGTTTTAACTCTGCTATAAAAAGTACTATTGAAGAAACTTTAAAAAATGCAGGAAAAAGCTTTGAAACTGTAGATTTGTACCAAATAAACTTTGACCCAGTGTTAAAACCTCAAGGCTTTGAAGCTATAATGCAAAGCAAAGTTTTAGACGATGTTAAACATCAACAAACCCTTGTAAAAAATGCTGATACACTAGTTGTAATTCATCCAATATGGTGGTACTCAATGCCAGCTATACTAAAAGGATACATAGATAGAGTTTTTTCTTACGGTTTTGCTTACGCTGAAGAAAACGGCGAAATAAAACCACTTCTAACTGACAAAAAAGTAATTATTTTCAATACTATGGGAGAAGATGAAAATACAGCTGTATCTACTGGAATGTCAGAATGTTTGAAAAAGACAATAGGTGGAATATTTACCTTCTGCGGAATGAAAGTTATTCAGCACAAAATATTTTATGCTGTACCATACGTATCAGATGAAGAGAGAAAAAAGATGTTAGAGGAGGTCAAAGCAGTTTTTCGCCTGTAA
- a CDS encoding CDGSH iron-sulfur domain-containing protein, translating to MKIKVLKNGPYLVEGNIPLYREEMISYKMIIPQSWKKMEKFETKETYALCRCGLSKNKPFCNGSHKQGFDGEETADIEIKDEHIKTFEGQDLDLLDIKYLCASARFCLKGKGIWDIIKEPNNKEKYEDILQIVSNCPSGRLVLKDKNGNYIEPNLEKEITILEDNLKGVSSAIWVKGGIPIESSKGYIYQIRNRITLCRCGNSKNKPFCDGTHLKVKFKDESYYKGE from the coding sequence ATGAAAATAAAAGTTCTAAAAAATGGTCCATATTTAGTAGAAGGTAATATTCCTCTATACAGAGAAGAAATGATTAGCTATAAAATGATAATACCTCAATCTTGGAAAAAAATGGAAAAATTTGAGACAAAAGAAACTTATGCTTTGTGTAGATGTGGACTATCAAAAAACAAACCTTTTTGTAATGGTTCACATAAACAAGGATTTGATGGTGAAGAAACAGCTGATATTGAGATTAAAGATGAGCATATCAAAACATTTGAAGGACAGGATTTAGACCTTTTAGATATTAAGTATCTTTGTGCATCTGCAAGATTTTGTCTAAAAGGAAAAGGAATATGGGATATCATAAAAGAACCAAATAATAAGGAAAAGTATGAAGATATTTTACAAATAGTTTCAAACTGTCCTTCAGGAAGATTAGTTTTAAAGGATAAAAATGGTAATTACATTGAACCTAATTTAGAAAAAGAGATAACTATTTTAGAAGATAATCTAAAAGGGGTTAGTTCTGCTATATGGGTAAAAGGTGGAATACCGATAGAATCCTCGAAAGGATACATTTATCAGATAAGAAATAGAATTACACTCTGTAGATGTGGAAACTCAAAAAATAAGCCTTTCTGTGATGGAACTCATTTAAAAGTAAAGTTTAAAGATGAAAGTTATTATAAGGGGGAATAA
- a CDS encoding DUF465 domain-containing protein: MTREEAIQKLLETDEEFKHWYEEHKDLEWKVSKIEKHFPPDPELEAEEERLKRRKLYLKDLMELKIKEFLSKNS, from the coding sequence ATGACAAGGGAAGAAGCAATTCAAAAACTTTTAGAAACAGACGAAGAGTTTAAACACTGGTACGAAGAACACAAAGATTTAGAATGGAAAGTTTCTAAAATTGAAAAACACTTTCCACCTGATCCAGAGCTGGAAGCAGAAGAAGAAAGATTAAAAAGAAGAAAACTTTACCTTAAAGATTTGATGGAGCTAAAGATAAAAGAGTTTCTATCAAAAAATAGCTAA
- the ahcY gene encoding adenosylhomocysteinase codes for MDYHIKDISLADKGLLRIQWAEKDMPVLRQIRERFKKEKPLKGITIGACLHVTTETANLMITLKEGGADVYLTASNPLSTQDDVAAALVKYFEIPVFAIHGEDRDTYYEHLNAVLDKKPNITMDDGADLISLLHKERQDLASNVYGGTEETTTGVIRLKAMAKEKVLKFPVIAVNDAYTKHLFDNRYGTGQSTIDGILRATNRLIAGSKFVVAGYGWCGKGVAMRARGMGADVIITEVDPLKALEAVMDGYRVMPMIEAAKIGDFFVTVTGNINVIDRQHLEVMRDGAIVSNSGHFDVEINLNALQEMAVKTRDIRENVKEYTLKDGRNIYVLAEGRLVNLAAAEGHPAQVMDMSFANQALSAEFVYKNADKLEKTVYKVPDELDFEVARLKLQAMGVQIDTLTPEQVKYLSSWEHGT; via the coding sequence ATGGATTACCACATAAAAGACATCTCTCTTGCTGATAAAGGACTGCTGAGAATTCAGTGGGCAGAAAAAGATATGCCTGTTTTAAGGCAGATAAGGGAAAGATTTAAAAAAGAAAAACCTTTAAAAGGTATAACAATTGGAGCTTGCCTTCACGTTACTACAGAAACAGCAAACCTTATGATAACCTTAAAGGAAGGTGGAGCTGATGTATACCTTACAGCTTCAAACCCTCTTTCAACCCAAGACGATGTGGCAGCTGCATTGGTTAAATACTTTGAAATACCAGTTTTTGCTATTCATGGAGAAGACAGAGACACTTACTACGAACATCTAAACGCAGTTTTAGACAAAAAACCTAACATTACGATGGACGATGGAGCTGATTTAATATCTCTGCTTCACAAAGAAAGACAAGATTTAGCGTCAAACGTTTACGGAGGAACGGAAGAAACAACCACAGGTGTAATCAGATTAAAAGCAATGGCAAAAGAAAAAGTGTTAAAATTCCCAGTTATAGCGGTAAACGATGCATACACAAAACACCTTTTTGACAACAGATACGGAACTGGACAGTCAACTATTGACGGTATTTTAAGAGCTACTAACAGACTTATAGCAGGGTCTAAGTTTGTAGTTGCAGGGTATGGTTGGTGTGGTAAAGGTGTAGCAATGAGAGCAAGAGGTATGGGAGCCGACGTTATCATTACAGAAGTAGACCCACTTAAAGCGTTAGAAGCTGTGATGGACGGCTACAGAGTAATGCCTATGATAGAAGCTGCAAAAATAGGAGACTTTTTCGTTACAGTGACAGGAAATATAAACGTTATAGATAGACAGCACTTAGAAGTTATGAGAGACGGAGCCATCGTCAGCAACTCTGGACATTTTGACGTAGAGATAAACCTAAATGCATTACAAGAAATGGCTGTAAAAACAAGAGATATAAGAGAAAATGTTAAAGAGTATACCCTTAAAGATGGAAGAAACATTTACGTTTTAGCAGAAGGAAGGTTGGTTAACTTAGCAGCTGCAGAAGGACATCCAGCACAAGTTATGGATATGTCTTTTGCAAATCAAGCATTATCAGCAGAGTTTGTGTATAAAAATGCAGATAAATTAGAAAAAACTGTTTATAAAGTTCCAGATGAACTCGACTTTGAAGTTGCAAGATTAAAACTTCAAGCTATGGGAGTACAGATAGATACATTAACACCTGAGCAGGTAAAATATTTATCAAGCTGGGAACACGGCACTTAA
- the thiL gene encoding thiamine-phosphate kinase, producing MKIQELGEFGLIDKLNRILPINDQDVIVGYGDDCACVKVGSEFLLFTVDIQVEGSHFLKEKINPKDLGWKLSTSNVSDIVSCGGKPRWALISLALPKDLNYEFIKGVYEGIKEAQDYYGFFTIGGNVSSSKQLMIDMSMVGQTDRFIGRDKAKAGEYVYISSNLGLSKAGLELILMNKDSYEEFEKQLIQKHYKPKARIDLLEKVKLSSSCIDVSDSLVSDLRHISEKSKVKIVIEKEKLPIDERLKMFCQKYNKDPYEYIFYSGEEYELALTSDKDLDLIKIGYVEEGEGVYLKTQGKVQKLDNRGFRHF from the coding sequence ATGAAAATCCAAGAGTTAGGCGAGTTTGGGCTTATTGATAAGTTAAATCGGATTTTACCAATAAACGACCAAGATGTTATTGTAGGCTATGGCGATGACTGTGCCTGTGTTAAAGTAGGAAGTGAGTTTTTACTTTTTACTGTTGATATTCAAGTGGAAGGCTCCCACTTTCTTAAAGAGAAGATAAATCCAAAAGATTTAGGTTGGAAGCTTTCTACTTCAAATGTAAGCGATATAGTCTCTTGTGGTGGAAAACCAAGATGGGCTTTAATCTCTCTTGCTCTACCAAAAGATTTAAATTACGAGTTTATAAAAGGCGTTTACGAAGGCATTAAAGAAGCTCAAGACTACTACGGATTTTTTACAATAGGTGGAAATGTATCTTCTTCAAAACAGCTCATGATAGACATGTCAATGGTAGGACAGACAGATAGATTTATAGGAAGAGACAAAGCAAAGGCAGGAGAGTATGTTTATATATCTTCAAACTTAGGTTTATCAAAAGCAGGATTAGAACTTATCTTAATGAATAAAGATAGTTATGAAGAGTTTGAAAAACAGTTAATACAAAAACATTACAAACCAAAAGCAAGGATAGACCTTTTAGAAAAAGTAAAACTATCTTCAAGCTGTATAGACGTAAGCGATAGTTTAGTATCAGATTTAAGACATATATCGGAAAAAAGTAAAGTAAAGATAGTAATAGAAAAGGAAAAATTACCAATTGACGAAAGATTAAAAATGTTTTGCCAAAAGTACAATAAAGACCCTTACGAGTATATTTTTTATAGCGGAGAAGAGTACGAACTTGCCTTAACTTCCGATAAAGATTTAGACTTAATAAAAATAGGATACGTAGAAGAAGGAGAAGGAGTTTACTTAAAAACTCAAGGAAAAGTTCAAAAGTTAGACAACAGAGGTTTTAGACATTTTTAA
- the trpS gene encoding tryptophan--tRNA ligase: MRIVSGMRPTGKLHLGHYFGVIKNWINLQNSDECFFFVADWHALTNKYKDTSDLKENIYDLVIDWISCGIDPSKATIFVQSAVKQHAELTLLLGMITPKSWLELNPSYKDLKFNLFFQYVRDFLFGKGIKIEEDTVRQIVYESFYHKKEIDFEYLKESLIKLSIDESLSNEIVFNLKEGDIGKDIDTYGFFGYPVLMASDILIYKAQAVPVGEDQLPHIEITREIARRFNHLYKPVFVEPKALLTEASKLLGTDGRKMSKSYGNTIALSEDEQQLNKKVLSMKTDTQRVKKSIPGRPEVCNVFSYHKYFTDEETVKQIDQKCRSAEIGCIECKKILAENINKFLSPIREKRKELEKDRQLLDRIIAEGNEKAREIASKTMEEVKEAMRLMF; encoded by the coding sequence ATGAGAATAGTTAGTGGTATGCGTCCAACTGGTAAGCTCCATCTTGGACATTACTTTGGTGTTATAAAAAACTGGATTAACCTTCAAAACAGTGATGAATGTTTTTTCTTTGTTGCAGATTGGCATGCTTTAACAAACAAGTATAAAGACACCTCTGATTTAAAGGAAAATATATACGACCTTGTTATAGACTGGATATCCTGCGGAATAGACCCGTCAAAAGCCACAATCTTTGTCCAGTCAGCTGTAAAACAGCACGCAGAACTAACATTACTTCTTGGAATGATAACACCTAAAAGCTGGCTTGAACTAAACCCATCTTACAAAGATTTAAAATTTAACCTATTTTTTCAGTATGTTAGAGACTTTTTATTTGGAAAAGGTATAAAAATAGAAGAAGATACAGTAAGACAGATAGTTTATGAAAGTTTTTATCATAAAAAAGAAATAGATTTTGAATATCTTAAAGAAAGCTTGATAAAGCTATCTATAGATGAAAGTCTATCAAACGAGATAGTATTTAATTTAAAAGAGGGAGATATAGGCAAAGATATAGATACTTATGGATTTTTTGGTTATCCAGTTTTAATGGCTTCTGATATACTCATCTACAAAGCGCAAGCAGTCCCTGTAGGAGAAGACCAGCTTCCTCACATAGAAATAACCAGAGAAATAGCAAGAAGGTTTAACCACCTTTACAAACCTGTTTTTGTAGAACCAAAAGCATTACTTACAGAAGCTTCAAAACTGCTTGGAACAGATGGAAGAAAGATGTCTAAATCTTACGGAAACACGATAGCCCTTAGTGAAGATGAACAGCAGTTAAACAAAAAAGTTTTATCTATGAAAACAGACACCCAGAGAGTTAAAAAATCTATCCCCGGAAGACCAGAGGTCTGTAATGTATTTAGCTATCACAAGTACTTTACTGATGAGGAAACAGTAAAACAGATAGACCAAAAGTGTAGAAGTGCAGAGATAGGATGTATAGAGTGTAAAAAAATACTTGCAGAAAACATAAACAAATTTTTGTCCCCCATCAGAGAAAAAAGAAAAGAATTGGAAAAAGACAGACAGCTACTTGATAGAATAATAGCTGAAGGAAACGAAAAAGCAAGGGAAATAGCCAGTAAAACAATGGAAGAAGTAAAAGAAGCTATGAGGCTTATGTTTTAA
- the leuD gene encoding 3-isopropylmalate dehydratase small subunit has protein sequence MIRGKVWKFRDDVDTDQIIPARYLVTTDPKELAKHVMEDADPTFPSKVKEGDILVAGKNFGCGSSREHAPLAIKGAGISAVVAESFARIFFRNAINLGLLIIESPEAAKEADEGDVLEIDINQGVIRNITKGKEYKIKPLPENLQAILKTGGLMEYAKERIKNAS, from the coding sequence TTGATAAGAGGAAAAGTTTGGAAATTTAGAGATGACGTAGATACAGACCAGATAATACCTGCAAGATACCTTGTTACAACAGACCCTAAAGAGCTTGCAAAACACGTTATGGAAGATGCAGACCCTACTTTTCCGTCAAAAGTGAAAGAAGGAGATATTTTGGTTGCAGGTAAAAACTTTGGTTGTGGTTCATCAAGGGAGCACGCTCCACTGGCTATAAAAGGAGCTGGCATATCAGCAGTAGTTGCAGAATCTTTTGCAAGAATATTTTTCAGAAATGCTATTAACTTAGGACTTTTGATAATAGAATCTCCAGAAGCTGCAAAAGAAGCTGACGAAGGAGATGTACTTGAAATAGATATAAACCAAGGTGTTATTAGAAACATTACCAAAGGAAAAGAGTATAAAATAAAACCACTTCCAGAAAACTTGCAAGCAATTTTAAAAACAGGTGGTTTAATGGAGTATGCAAAAGAAAGGATAAAGAATGCTTCATAA
- a CDS encoding universal stress protein: protein MLHNLVVPVDLTDTGKKALEVAVKISKEFNSKVWIITVLEKPNIPFLQDLPEEERNAILSLNEKLKSKAIETLESYKEYLKTQDVDTEYKILEGDTVESILDFCETIAPDLIIMPSHRKSDIELQAIGSVSLRVASKSKYPVLVIKGSSLNFNKIAVAYDFLPSSQEALEFTLSLSKHFGSKIVVIHADNDRNYSHLKSVLEKVRQHKIEKLQQLKNLYENIEVYLTEGSPDKVIIEKAVKENADLIVVGKRQSKEEKRTFIGSTSYKILKDSPISVLIYRGNHE, encoded by the coding sequence ATGCTTCATAATTTAGTTGTACCTGTAGACCTTACAGATACAGGTAAAAAAGCTTTAGAAGTAGCGGTTAAAATCTCAAAAGAGTTTAACTCTAAAGTATGGATTATAACAGTTTTAGAAAAGCCAAACATTCCCTTTCTGCAGGATCTTCCAGAGGAAGAAAGAAATGCAATTTTATCTTTAAATGAAAAACTTAAAAGCAAAGCCATAGAAACCCTTGAAAGTTATAAGGAATATCTTAAAACTCAAGATGTAGATACAGAGTATAAAATATTAGAAGGTGATACAGTAGAAAGTATTTTGGACTTTTGTGAAACTATTGCTCCAGATTTAATTATAATGCCATCTCATCGAAAGTCAGATATAGAATTACAGGCTATAGGAAGTGTGTCTTTAAGGGTTGCGTCAAAGTCAAAATACCCAGTATTAGTTATAAAAGGGTCTTCTTTAAACTTTAATAAAATTGCTGTAGCTTACGACTTTTTACCATCTTCCCAAGAAGCTCTTGAATTTACACTTTCCTTATCAAAACATTTTGGTAGTAAAATAGTTGTTATACACGCAGACAATGACAGAAATTATTCTCACCTAAAATCTGTCCTTGAAAAAGTAAGACAGCACAAAATTGAAAAACTTCAGCAGTTGAAAAATCTCTATGAAAATATTGAAGTTTATCTAACAGAAGGAAGTCCTGATAAAGTAATTATAGAAAAAGCAGTAAAAGAAAACGCAGATTTAATAGTTGTAGGAAAAAGACAGTCAAAAGAAGAAAAAAGAACCTTTATAGGGTCAACTTCTTATAAAATTTTAAAAGACTCTCCCATTTCTGTTTTAATATACCGAGGTAATCATGAATAA